The stretch of DNA CGACACCGACGCGCAGGTGCAGGCTTGGTCGCCAGACGGTTGGACCGACTACGACTGGGTCGTGACGAGGGAGTCCTCGCGTACCAACATGCGGCCGAACGCGGTACTCAGCGACGCGGTCGCGCACTCACAACCAGCAGCGGCGTTCGAGTCGGGCGCCGAGCGAGTCGAGGTGCTTCGCGTCGACAACGGCGCACCGACCTCGAAACCCCCGACGCCAGCGGCGCCGGCGTTCGGAGGCCAACTCGCGACCCGCCTTGCCGGTGCCACCGATCCGGATGTGCTCGCGATCCTGCAGTCTCGGACGGTGGATCAACGTGTGCTCGCGACACTGGCGGTGATCGCTGCGACGCAACCCGTTCGGGTCGAGGCGATTTCGACGATCCGAGGCGAGGACGACACCGGAACGCCCCGACGTGATTTCACGCTGGGGGGCACACGCCAGCGGCTACAGGGTGTGGCGGAATTCCTCGAAAGCCAAGTGGGTGCGTTCGCGGTACAGTCCGTGAAACTCACCTCCGACGGACTGAGGGTTCGATTCCCGTCGCGTACCAAGGACATTGGTTTGGGCGTTGGTCCAGCGCCGCAGCAGGGCGGTCCGGCCGCACTGCGGATGGCGGACCTGCGACGCGGTGGGCCGGCCGAGAAACTGAACTTGGTGCGCATCGACGGCGCCGCAGCCGGTTCGCTCGAGACGAGCGACGACGCGAATCCGTCGAGCTATCGGTCAGTTCCCGCGGGAACATACGTGGTGGTGGCCAACCGCGCCGACGGAGGCAACCCGGTCATCCGCCAGGTGCTCACGCTCCGTCCAGGCGTGACCTACACACTGGCATTGTTCTCCGCGGGCGAATCCAGCCAAGTCGCAGCCCAACTCTCACCGGACGGCGCGCCCACCGGGCCAAGCCCCGACTCCGCCGTGCGGATGCTGCACGCTGCCAGCGCTGCAGGATCCGTCTACCTGGCGCTGGTAAAGCCCGGAATGCTCGAGCCGATGGTGCTGGCGAACCAAGCTGGGTACGGGCTCATCACCGGGTATGCCCCGCTGCCCGCGGGGCAGTACGAAGCGGTGGTGACGGCAAATGGTCGGGAATCGCGCCAACCCGTTGAATTCCTGGCCGGCGTGCCGATGAGTCTCTTGCTGACGGACGGACCCGACGGTCCCGTGCTGCGGACGCTGGTGGATGTTCCGGACGCCCCTGCCGCGCTGGACCCCCAGTCGTTGACGATGCCCGCGAGCGGGGGTGTGGTGGACAAAACCGCGGCGAAAACGCCTGTGACTGAAAGCTCGGACGGAAGACGGATTGCCATCGCGTTGTGCTTAGCGGCCGTCGTGGGCGCAGCGGTTCTGATGGCCAGGTCGCGGCGGCCGCGACGGCAAAGCGCCGGTGTATTGCATGAGGCGGTGCCTGCGCATGAGCGCGCAGGCGCGGTGGATCGCCCACGGCCGCGACCTGCTCGGGTGGGCATGAAGCCGTCGGTTCCACGGCAGCCGCTGAGACCGCGCAAGGGTGTTGTCGTGCACAAGGTTTCGCGCCCGGTTGAAGACACTGCGGCCTTGCATCGGGATCCTGACAGGACCGCGCGACTTCCCCGGGCTGGCATGAAGCCGTCGGTGCCACGGCAGCCGCTCAGACCGCGCAAGGGTGTTGTCGTGCACAAGGTTTCGCGCCCGGTTGAAAACACTGCGCCCTTACGTCTGGATCTTGATAAGACCGCGCGACTACCTCGGGCGGCCATCAAGCCTTCGGAACCGCGGAGGCCGAGATGACGATGCGACGGAGGACCGCGTTCGCAACTGCGCTCGTATTGGTGTTGATGATCGGCGCCGGCTGGCGGATCGCGAACGCGATCGATCCGCGGCTGGATACGGGCGAGATCGCCGCCTTGCGGGAGCACACGGCGCGTATCGCCGGCCAACAGTTCCTGGATGAGTACGTCGAATCCGACGGCCGGGTGGTGCGGCGTGACGAGGGCGGTGACGTCGTGAGCGAGGGGCAGGCCTACGGGATGCTCATCGCCGCGGCAGTCGGTGACGAGACTCGGTTCCGGTCGATATGGAAGTGGACGAAAACTCACTTACGCCGCGCTGACGGTCTGCTCTCCTGGCGGTGGGCCGATGACAAGATCACCGGCGCCAACAGCGCCGCGGATGCCGATCTCGATGCGGCGCGGGCGTTGGTGTTGGCGGG from Mycobacterium sp. JS623 encodes:
- a CDS encoding DUF4397 domain-containing protein — its product is MSRLSRLNPSIPLLGILLTLTATLRLINLTRSPIRMDDEGTYMAQAYAVTEWGQLAHYTYWYDHPPAGWLQLALWTAISGPDFGGNAVAAGRYLMVGVAVITAGLLWTLARRIEMSRWASAVAVGVFALSPLAISLGRMVYLDNLAVAWLLGALVLVCSPRYRLSAIFGAAACFGIAVLTKETMLVLLPMFAWLVWTRTAPATRRYALAVFVAVFGVVVSTYLLMAVLRGELVPGPGHVSLWEGIRFQLRDRAAGGALDDHGSLKRQTVDEWFRLDPALPSLAGPIVVAALFVRRLRAFAVGLVILIATVLRPGYLPAPFILSALPLIALLAAGTGEVALRYVFRAVEQPLIDLRRLRIPALAAVTLSVSIVVSLWLPAYHGLLESDRDSSMRQAQRWIEQNVPKTDRLIVDDALWLDLIRDGRDRRNVVWAYKVDTDAQVQAWSPDGWTDYDWVVTRESSRTNMRPNAVLSDAVAHSQPAAAFESGAERVEVLRVDNGAPTSKPPTPAAPAFGGQLATRLAGATDPDVLAILQSRTVDQRVLATLAVIAATQPVRVEAISTIRGEDDTGTPRRDFTLGGTRQRLQGVAEFLESQVGAFAVQSVKLTSDGLRVRFPSRTKDIGLGVGPAPQQGGPAALRMADLRRGGPAEKLNLVRIDGAAAGSLETSDDANPSSYRSVPAGTYVVVANRADGGNPVIRQVLTLRPGVTYTLALFSAGESSQVAAQLSPDGAPTGPSPDSAVRMLHAASAAGSVYLALVKPGMLEPMVLANQAGYGLITGYAPLPAGQYEAVVTANGRESRQPVEFLAGVPMSLLLTDGPDGPVLRTLVDVPDAPAALDPQSLTMPASGGVVDKTAAKTPVTESSDGRRIAIALCLAAVVGAAVLMARSRRPRRQSAGVLHEAVPAHERAGAVDRPRPRPARVGMKPSVPRQPLRPRKGVVVHKVSRPVEDTAALHRDPDRTARLPRAGMKPSVPRQPLRPRKGVVVHKVSRPVENTAPLRLDLDKTARLPRAAIKPSEPRRPR